In Lolium perenne isolate Kyuss_39 chromosome 5, Kyuss_2.0, whole genome shotgun sequence, the sequence tacaggacatggttgatgattactttttgctatacttcaaaagaataacttttgaagaacatgttgtttaagaattaagaagtatttcaaataagaactatggcttctatggtttgattgacatttgtacttcaaaagaataacttttgaagaacaggttaaataagaatatgaactactatacataggagctatggctttctagggtttactattggattcatttagtattataataggaactagttggttcttaacttggaatgggtttctatatagcaagtattggtaggtttattgctatggtttcttctaagcatcatatcaaaggatggttatcaagatggttctataaattagctattagggtttactatggtttcacaattgcttcaCTAAGTGATCtcaaatggtttctaagctaagtgaattatcatttcctaagtagggtttagttgaatagaaGCAtttgatgtgatttgctacagaaagttgatactagggttTCTCATTATGGTTCTTCTAGGGTTTAATGAttgaggttgatcttaatggtatggatatatgagtggtgatcaatggtactaatccaattaacaagtttGGGTTTGCTCCTAAGTGATACTAGTGGATCATACCAGGTTTACTCAAAAATGAAGACATGAAATgacaatctcatgtgacttggtttttatgctagtggatcataagcatgcattcaattgttgcttattagggttctatatgttaagtgaatctcacatgatcacatgtgacacaaaattagggttttagagttgcttctaaagtgtaatgatcacatggattaaatccctagggttttaggtttgcaactactatggatgaacacatgaaataatgagatcaatattctaacttataataaaactagggtttctaaattatgactcaattcttaaagtaatacttggtactagaattaatgtgattaagtactttGCACAAAAGTAATAACATCCTTATCATTTAATTATTTTTAGAAGGTTTAAGAATTAAGACAAATTTTAGTTAGGGTTTAATTTCCAGAATTAGGGTTTTATAATTATTATTAGGGTttgaaataattaacttgttaaataaagatgtttaagtaaataagttttgatttaccaaaataatattggcttataatattttcttgagttattactatttaaataaaatagtaaatggtaatttgcaaattagggtttatgaattaccactaataattaagttaatgcaaatatgataaataaaattaatcttaacattttacttagttactgaatagttaaaatttaattttgaacttcactaattattgaattcaaattgtattttaaataaatggaatggcataattaataaggttaaaataagtgaatttttattttgacacacatttttgttttatattttatttgaatagagtttatttttgtgagcattttgatatattatttataattttctgagttgaaatgaaatttctatgattttacaaagtttcagacatttactggaatttgaaataaaacgaaaatgctaaagataccggTTCGCTTCTAGTCTGAGACACTGACTAGTGGGGTCCTTTGACCAGTCAACTGCCATGCGGGCAGAGGACCAGTCAAAGGTTCTGACGTGGCGGTGAACACGCCCCTCTCGCCgtcggcttgacgccggcgaccagACGAGGGCGGCGCCGCCGTTTTACTGCTCCCCAGGACGGGCTACTGAAGGTTTCCGACTCGCCTTGATTCACTGAACAAGATGGCGTGGTCGCCCTACTCAGTGGATCACCGGAGCAGCGACGGCGACCTCCTCCCGCGGCGGTTTACTCCGGCGAGATATCGAAATACGGCTACGGTTGATGCCAGGAAACGAAAGTGGGCTCTAAAGATGCAGAATCTCACcgtgaagctcaaggtgtggtcggcgacgacgatgaccGCCGGAGACGACGGCAATTGATGCTTTCCCGTCGAACCCGAGAGAAAGGGAACGATCAAATTCGTCCAGCTCCGAGCTCCTCTTGACGATTGCTTGCACCCAGAGGCTCTTCTCGATGAGGCGCTTCCAACGAGCCACTGCACGGACTCCGGGGTGGTCTCCatcgacggctagccggagaactggccGGCCATGGCGTGGGTTCCAGTGAGATGTAGAGAGGGCTAGAGAGCGAATTGAAGGGCGGCGAAGAACAAGGACTATACGGTGATgatctccacctatttataggccgagGGAACCCTTGAGGACTCgacacgacgacggcgacggtggagaggtggcggtctctggaaggtgGTCTGGCGAAGATCTTTTCCCTCCCGCGGATAAACTCGGACgcgagagagattgggcgatgttCTGAAAGCTTCTACGCGTCCGGGACgtccttatcgtcgacgaggatcgtggcctactggcgcaagctcgctgtcgacgccggagacgacgacggtgACGTTATTTCTCCACGCACGATTCTTAAAGCAAGCGAAACGGTATTTGGACGTGGGCTGGAGTGATCCTGGCTTTGTCatgggctgctgctgggttggcttcgggctgctgcggtccaggtaagccaggtaggtttccctctctttttctttttcaaaattctgttttctattttgttgtttgaattcaaatttgaattctgttttttttacaagttataaaatatttgaatatcaaaacaatttgataatgctacctactgtattgttttgtttataaacaaccattttattaatgattaattttagttcttatgaggcacaagttaaaagtgcaaatagatatgaattttagtattcaattcaattactttaaatttaggaatcaattctgttttaaaagatctgaaattgagaacatgtgaatggtgaacatattatatTTTTCAAGTGTTTAACCATATTGACTATTCAcatatataaattaattatggctagggttcaACGAATGTGaaggaaatgggattggttcatgattttatgtgtatgatagttcttagggtttaagaagagtggtgcttggttgtcatgccctcatccatagcaatcctttgagcatgaggtggcatagcttggaaagcaagtcatgtagatattttcatcctatgtggcaagatcattatcctctcatatgatttatttttggatagccaagtggcatttgttactaaatatcttgtggatggttttattatggtggatgagtcactatatcataatggattggatttatattataatattgatcaaaaggtcaaagttgaaggttattcctcaaatttggatagttgggtttgatttcaccaaggcatgatcatatgagtttcaaaatactcatagttagttttattcaaatagtttgaactataattcgtaatgtaaacggatttagttttatgatattccatgtacttattaagttatgatttaaataataatgtgtggcttttatgcactttagaccctgtgatgtaccctatttggtaataagtttagaagtgaattaatttacacacaaaggtagttgctaacttttaagtgtttaataagttagggtttgattcttaaagaatgtgttgttgtaaaactaattccatttgatctaatccatagatcaaatcatctctacccaaaacaaggttttagcaaagatcacagagaagtttatagcgcttgacttgatgatctacttcagttccagcaagtcaagtgaaacttcagttactgtggtaagttttatttgaagcgcgaaaattacccggattttctatgcatgaatgcaatgcacactttggggttctctcattttattgcctctaaacctgggatattacaattgtCTTGTTGAACCTTATGTCTTTGCTACATTCTTCATTATAGCGATGTGTTGAAGGTAATGATGAACTCTTCACTTGATTGCATGCTTGAAGTCTCGATCAACCATGGTTCAACACATGAGTCAATCTTTATATTGGATTGGAGTCATATGTTGATGTTTCCCTTGTAACCATCTTGATCATGGGTTAACACATAAGGTGGAGCATGCCTACCTTTGAGTCTCACACAAGAACTTtatttcttgatcatatcatattctTCGCTTTAAATCAATTATCTTGATATCAAAAGTTAACTCACTCCGTCCTAAAATGTAAGGTATGGTTTTTTTGTACGGTCTTTGATGCATGACTTTGATTTATACCAATATATAGCAAATTATATTGTTGTAGAATGTTATAATTGAATTCCTCGTGCAaactttttacatttttttgataaAAGGGCTTTTTTATTAGACTCAAAAGATTTCATATAAATCTAAAAAAATTATGGTCATGTTATAAGTGAAATTATAGTAAAATTTTAAATTTATTGACCAACGAAATTTAATGAcacccttacattttgggacgaatGGAGTAAATATCTTCATTTCCACGACATTGAACCTTGAATCCAACGCATGATCTTCAAGCATTGCATATGAATTAACCCTTCAGGTATAACTCGATGAAAATATTGGTCCATAAAATTATCATTAATTATCCAAATCGCACATGGGTCGCACCCTGATGCGGACGGTGGGAGATTAGGTCTCCGAAACTCATCTACACCGAACTTTCACCATCTAGCTAGGCGATAATTATTTTTTGGGGAAACACATTCATTGATTGATCGCCTTCTGTTTTGCGGACATTCACTTGTCGATTTCAGAAGTACTCCCTTCAACCTAAAATAAATGTCccaactttttctagatacgaATGTATCAACTATTAAAATATGTACACATACATTTATATCTAAACAAAATTAAGACATTTATTTTAAGTGCGAAGGTAGTACAAAAGTGATGTTTCGGCTAAGTCCTTTGCTTTCACTGGTTCGGCTAAATCGGGCATTCTCACCGTAGCCGACAATGTCAACGACTCCTCACTGACTCTCGTCCAATTGTGTTGTGATGGGTCAATGAGCTCATGTTCTGGGCGTAGTTTACTTTGGGCGTAATTCACTATGGGAAGGCTTTATTTAAGCACACATTCACATGagcattatcatcaaatggacgacTATATTGGGTCATGTGATTCTTCTGAGATACTCACTTTGAACTTGCACTTCTCAACGTTGCTCACAATCGCCATTGGATATCATTCTCTCTTGGGCTATGTTTGTATCTATGCTTGTCTTGTTCAACCTTATATCTATGCTTcaatcttgattatgatgatgtgTTGAAGGCAATAGTGAACTCTTCATTTACTGCATGATTTAATCTCAATCAGCCATGATATAACACATGAGTCAATCATGACCTTAAATTGGAGCCATATATTGATTCCCTCCCTTGTAACCATCTTGATCTTCTATGGCTTAACACATGAGTTGAAGCATGGCTTAACATATAAGTTGGGGCTTAAACCCATCTTCCTGTACGGGAAATGATGTTTTGGCGAAGTCCTCTATTTTCAGCTTAGGTTAAATCAGCAACCTCACCATAGCCGACAATGTCACCTACTCTCACTCAGGCTTTGTTTGGTGCAAGAGTATTTATGTGTGTTAAGGGGTGTTTTATGAAGAGTTTTTGGTGAAAATTAACATTCATGAAATACTCTCCATCTTTTTAGGGGCATCTCTATGACACTAGCGCGTGTGCAGCAGCTGATTAGAGGATGTTGTGAGGGCTGTCTGCAGTTCCCGTGTGAACACGGTGGTGCGAATGCGGGTGATTGTGCATGTTTCCGTGTGAACACTGCGCTGGGCAGAGTAGCTGCACCCAGCTCTGGTAGCATGCGCGTGAATTCGCAGCATCACCGAGAGTGTAAAAAACGCGAATGGTACTTCGCGTTTTAATCCTCTTTTGACCCGACGAGTTTTAGCGTCAATACTCAGTGTTACTCGATTCAATACTCTTCAGCCAAACAACTAGTTTAGTAAATTTGAGAGCAATTATTTAATTACACTGGGAATATACACTGAAAAGCCGGCCAAAACTCCCTAGCCAAACGAGGCCTCAGGGGTCAATGAGCTCATGTTCTACTTTGTTGGCTCCGCACAGTGGCCGTCTATCTCGATCTCAACGGTACAAAACACGGCGTGACTCACCCCCCACCTGTCACTTCCACCGCTCAAATATAGCACATGTCCACCTCCATGTCgctctccgcttccgccgccgcaccCCCCTCCACCCTGCCCCTgccccgccgccgctcgccgccggcGTCCCGCGTCCCGTTCAGAAGCCTCCGGTCCCTTCCCCGCCTCCTCTCCTCCGCGCGCCCGCTCCTcccccccaccgccgccgccatggccaccgacggcgccgcccccgccgccgcgTCCAAGAAGAACCTGCTCATCTTCGACGCCGAGGAGGATCTCGCCGTATCGCTCGCCAAGTACGCGGCGGAGCTCTCCGCGAAGTTCGCCGCCCAGAGGGGCGCCTTcaccgtcgtcgtctccggcggatcCCTCATCAAGGCCCTCAGGTGCGTCCGTCCCCCCACCGAACCAAAGAACCGTGCCTCCCCTGGCTGGGTCCGGGGTTCCAAGATCGGGTGAAGATCTCTCGTTTCCTGTTGGTCTCGCAGGAAGCTCACGGAGCCGCCGTACCTGGAGACGGTGGACTGGAGCAAGTGGCACATATTCTGGGTCGACGAGAGGGTCGTGCCCAAGGACCATGACGACAGCAACTACAAGCTCGCCTACGATGGGTTCCTCTCCAAGGTATCCCCCGCCAGATCTTGCTGGATTTACTCTTCTTCATGCAACTACTGGTTCTACCCTTTTAGGCTTTCACTGTGGTCAGTTAGGGCATATATCTTGTGCGTTGAAATGATGCAGAGTTCTTGCTTGGAAGTTAAAGCTAAGAATCCTTGTGTATATTGCGTATGACTGCAGATGGCTGGCAGACTTATTCGTCTCTTGGATGTTTGGAAATGAATCGTGTCGGTTGGTTGTTATAAACTCCAGATGGTAGCAGAATAAATATTCTCATATACTCCACGAATACTTTTAAAACCATGCCCACCATATGTATGTTCTTCGGTAAAC encodes:
- the LOC127302549 gene encoding probable 6-phosphogluconolactonase 4, chloroplastic: MSTSMSLSASAAAPPSTLPLPRRRSPPASRVPFRSLRSLPRLLSSARPLLPPTAAAMATDGAAPAAASKKNLLIFDAEEDLAVSLAKYAAELSAKFAAQRGAFTVVVSGGSLIKALRKLTEPPYLETVDWSKWHIFWVDERVVPKDHDDSNYKLAYDGFLSKVPIPTGQVYAINDALSAEGAADDYETILRQLVKNGVLAMSTATGFPRFDAMLLSMGPDGHLASLFPGHPLVNEKQKWVTHITDSPKPPPERITFTFPVINSSAYFAMVVTGAAKAGAVQKAVSDKKTSDLLPIEMVVLQDGEFTWFTDKEAVSMLQN